A single window of Sparus aurata chromosome 22, fSpaAur1.1, whole genome shotgun sequence DNA harbors:
- the LOC115574593 gene encoding uncharacterized protein LOC115574593: MLFSTINRLLSPLDVPQLSGAPDLCFKFLDFFQEKVATIHQQLLASATTLPHAPLTQMADPPTVCLPQCSLSSFSPVDSISVAKLVSQAKASTCSLDPLPTTLVKSSLPVLCPLKMEIINSSLESGIVLSTFKTPSVTPILKKPVVDITMNTARFLCALGLFAALQVPGTLAEDMEPFPEGSVLISSSDKTAIVNKYNALRRGVQPTASNMLEMKWSNEAAANAQKWANTCSMNHSPASSRTISTSGCGENLYISSFKNTWSNVIQAWYDEVADFQYGVGSTNGGVVGHYTQVVWYRSNLVGCALARCPNAQYEYFYVCQYCPPGNYQLARPYKSGPTCGDCSSACVNKLCTNPCKYTDKYSNCPNLKKNWGCSNTVIPSWCPASCNLVIRNQDGPEVVCSFVTCLCGRVYIKHTCGSRRLTVLVSTMSLYTLSFLCALAIFALQVPGNLGRNYIDIPGLGRVYLTGKTKVTKTVQNGSNGRTTITRITGSLPGGWNPFKPVNPNNRWKPVNPNNRWNPNKPSGNSSPGSSRGSGGSPSSSTSVSPSGIVNKHNDLRRNVSPPASDMLKMSWSKDLAANAQKWADKCTQGHSSEDIRKRKNFGENLYMSSGPSDWDSVIQSWYDEVNFWKYGVGATKKKEAVGHYTQVVWATSKKIGCGMATCPNAKYKYYFVCQYSPAGNSKMFYKRFPYKKGTPCSACRGSCENKLCT; encoded by the exons CCccagtgctctctctcctccttctctcctgtggactctattTCTGTAGCTAAGTTAGTCTCCCAGGCaaaagcctccacctgctctctggaccCCCTGCCAACAACTCTAGTGAAATCTTCACTGCCTGTCCTATGCCCCCTCAAAATGGAAATTATCAACTCATCCCTAGAATCTGGCATTGTACTGTCCACCTTCAAAACACCTTCAGTCACCCCCATCCTCAAGAAGCcag TCGTGGACATCACCATGAACACTGCGAGATTCCTGTGTGCCTTGGGCCTCTTTGCTGCTCTCCAGGTGCCTGGCACCTTGGCGGAGGATATGGAGCCCTTTCCA GAGG gCAGCGTCCTGATCTCCTCCTCCGATAAGACTGCGATTGTGAACAAGTATAATGCCCTGAGAAGAGGTGTTCAGCCTACTGCTAGCAACATGTTGGAAATG AAGtggagcaatgaagctgcagccAATGCTCAGAAATGGGCCAACACCTGCTCCATGAACCACAGTCCTGCCAGCTCCAGAACGATCAGCA CTAGTGGCTGTGGAGAGAACCTGTACATATCCAGCTTTAAGAACACCTGGAGCAACGTGATCCAGGCCTGGTACGACGAGGTGGCGGACTTTCAATACGGAGTCGGGTCTACCAACGGAGGGGTGGTCGGACACTACACACAG GTTGTCTGGTACAGGTCCAACCTTGTTGGCTGCGCCCTTGCCCGCTGTCCCAACGCTCAATACGAGTACTTCTATGTCTGCCAATACTGCCCACC TGGAAACTACCAGTTAGCTCGCCCCTACAAGTCAGGACCCACCTGTGGTGACTGCAGCAGTGCCTGCGTTAACAAACTGTGCA CCAACCCCTGTAAATATACTGATAAGTACAGTAACTGTCCAAATCTAAAGAAGAACTGGGGCTGCAGCAACACAGTCATTCCCTCCTGGTGCCCGGCCTCTTGCAA TCTGGTCATTCGTAACCAGGATGGCCCTGAGgttgtgtgttcatttgtcACATGTCTGTGTGGTCGTGTGTATATAAAGCACACCTGTGGCTCTCGGAGGTTAACAGTCCTGGTTTCAACCATGTCTCTGTACACTTTGAGTTTCCTGTGCGCCTTGGCCATCTTTGCTCTTCAAGTGCCTGGTAACTTGGGGCGAAACTACATTGACATACCT GGATTAG GCAGAGTTTATTTAACTGGAAAAACGAAAGTTACGAAAACTGTCCAGAACGGCTCTAATGGACGCACAACAATAACTCGGATAACTGGCAGCTTGCCAGGAGGATGGAACCCTTTTAAGCCTGTGAACCCTAATAATCGCTGGAAGCCTGTGAACCCTAATAATCGCTGGAACCCTAACAAACCATCAGGGAACTCTAGTCCGGGCTCTTCCAGGGGCTCTGGGGGCTCTCCCTCAAGCTCTACCTCCGTGAGCCCGAGTGGAATTGTGAACAAGCACAATGACCTGAGAAGAAATGTTAGCCCTCCTGCAAGCGATATGTTGAAAATG AGCTGGAGCAAGGATTTAGCTGCCAATGCTCAGAAATGGGCAGACAAATGCACCCAGGGTCACTCCTCGGAAGATATCCGTAAAC GTAAAAATTTTGGAGAGAACCTGTACATGTCCAGCGGACCATCTGACTGGGACAGTGTGATCCAGAGCTGGTACGACGAGGTGAACTTTTGGAAATATGGAGTGGGAGCaaccaaaaagaaagaagcGGTCGGACACTACACACAG GTTGTCTGGGCCACTTCCAAAAAGATTGGCTGCGGTATGGCCACCTGTCCCAATGCTAAATACAAGTACTACTTCGTCTGCCAGTACTCCCCTGC TGGAAACTCGAAGATGTTCTACAAACGATTTCCCTATAAGAAAGGAACCCCTTGCAGTGCCTGTCGCGGTTCCTGTGAAAACAAACTGTGCA catGA